ATGGAGAATGAGTGATTTCAGAGTCTGGGGAGACACGCACTGTTGGAACTGGGGGAAGGATAGGAATCAGCAAATGAATCAGCAGGAACCATAAGAAACAAGGAGGAGAAATAATTGAGTGTCTGAAAAAAAGCAAGGTAACAAAGTTTAGAGGACTAAGGATGAGCAAACTTGATGAATCAAGTATTTGGCCATGGttttcacaaaaatattattGGTAATCTTCAAAAGTGCCATGTCTTTATAGTGATGGATTCATAAGAGAGGTTGCTGAAGatttccaaaaaaatatttattagtaagTGAAGGCAATAGTTGTATACCATATTTCCAGGAAATTGGTCTCAAAACGAATGAGACGAGTAGGATTTAAACAAAACGTTTTTAGTGTTAGGAATACAAGAATATGCATGGCAGTGGAAGAAAAGTATCCTGTGAAGTAGAGATTAGAGATGATAGAGGTTTGAAATAAACATGGGAGATGGTGCCCAAGGGAAATGTAAAGGGACATGGAGATCAAGAATATTGGTTGATGGATTGGTTTTAGAAAGCAAGTAAGAGGACCTTTTTCCTTACAGTTGGAAGGAAGAATATTGGGGCAGTAAAATATTAAGTCAAGCTATATTTTTAACCTCTTAATTATCTGGCAGGGCAAAATTGCACATTATTGAGTATGGAGTGAGAAAGTAAAATAGGTATAAACCATTTTCTAATCTTTAATGCATGGATTGGGCTATTTCACATTACTGCAGTATTAAATTACTCAAGGGAAATGTTTTCTCAATACCAGTCCTTTCAGAGCTAGTAGTCTTTCTCTCACCtagatagactttaaaatcctTTTGGAATTCATAGAATTTCTCTTTTAAGTAGTCAAACTTAGTAGGGCTTATTTTGCCTTGAAATTGATCCCTATTGAAAGGCAGTGTGCAAGAAGGAGGTAAGAGCACCCACTTTGGTGTTAGACTGTCtcggttcaaattctggctctggcATTtttagctgtatgactttggcaagttatttaatttctttatcttcctATCTGTCAACTGGGAATATAATAACCGACCTCATACAgttgtttgaggattaaatgagacaatatttGTTAAAGGGCTTAGAAAGTTACCTGGCACATGatgaatactcaataaatgttagcaattattcCAAATAACAGATTTGAAAGAAACATTCAGTGTAGATGGGACTgattaaaattccattttgaaTACACAATTCTGTATGCATTTAAAGGCAGACTGCTTTAGAGTAGCTGCTATTTAAGTTGTATGGTATATGATCTTTCTCTGGGCATTATCTGAGTTTTGAGaactatatatttaatttatggaGTTTTGTGCAAGGTATAGAGTGTGTCATACTTTGACatgatgaaatttaaatatagggcttccctggtggcgcagtggttgagaatctgcctgccaatgcacgggacacgggttcgagccctggtctgggaagatcccacatgccgcggagcaactgggcccgtgagccacaactactgagcctgcgcgtctggagcccgtgctgaGCAACAAGAGAGggcgcgatagtgagaggcctctcactaaataaataaataaataaatatatatatatatataaatttaaatataatgataaataaaGCTCTTcacttgtgaaaaaaaatttttttaattaatttattatggctgtgttgggtctccgtttctgtgcgagggctttctccagttgtggcaagcgggggccactcttcatcgcggtgcgcgggcctctcactatcgcggcctctcttgttgctcagcacgggctccagacgcgcaggctcagtagttgtggctcacgggcccagttgctccgtggcatgtgggatcttcccagaccagggttagaacccgtgtcccgtgcattggcaggcagattctcaaccactgcgccaccagggaagccctgaaaaaaatttttgaaagggTAACTGTGCCACTTCTTGGGagtaatttttataacttttaaatcatAATTCCTTTCAATTTTGGAGTTCCATGAAATACTTCTGTTCAATTAAACCAATACTTGCTTAACAATTAAACAGCATTCAGTATTATACTAGGGTAATTATACAAGAGAAATACAAAGAGCATGATTTCAGTCAAAGTAGTTTCTCTGGGAAGAGAAGAAATGCACACCAAAAAAATAGTACAAGTAGATGAATTCGGGCCAAAATGAGTGGTAGAGACTAGGTGATTGAAGAGAGCTGTGTGGGCTGGTGTATTATTAATCTCCAAAGATTTTGTAGAATATTCTCGAGGGATTTTGTTAGACTCATTTAGAGGGCTTTTGGGCTTTTTCAGAATATTtacccctgtacacacacacacacacacacacacacacacacacacacacacacacacacacacacacacacacacacacacacacacacacacacacacacacacacacacacaccttcccagAATGAGCCACTGATACAGACACAGACAGAAGTGTGTAACATGGGTATTCTGGGGGGGAAAAGGTTAACAAAACCCCACTATTTGAAAAGGGATCAAATTCACACATAGTTTTAATGGCGGTGGAATGGAAAAAGAACACTTGAGGTAGGGAATATGATAAGCAAACACATGAAGACAGGGATGTGTTTATGTCTAGGATAAGTAGGATAAGGACAAGCTGAATTATGAGTTGTGAATGCCCAGTAGAAGAGTAGAATTTATCTCATCACTGAAAAGTTTTTTGCACAGGTGACTAATAATAAAGTACCATTTCTGAAAAATGGATTACCCTCAGATACGGAACGTTTAGTTGTGGTAATAAGACCTGGCTAAGGAAGTAGCTTTGGGAATGGATGGAGAGACTGAGGaaggaaaaattcaaaagaatgtgCTTAATGATtgtatgttaaaaaatgaaagtggGAGACTACTTAAATACGTTTAAATTAACTTAGAAAATTGACAGGAATTTGAAAATGGACCAGCTAGCTTTTGGAAGGAGGACAGAAGGAGTTGAATTTAGTTTTGAACATAACTGTGTTTGAGCTATCTGTAAGATGTTCATAAAAATAGCCTATAGCCAATGAGAAATATAGGATTTgattaaaaagtcaaaatggGGCAGGGagtaggagggagagagaaagaattcctTTATAGTAGATAGAGGAATCAGTGAAACTATGAGCATGAATTAACGTTTTACTATTTAGaattctggttttatttcttttcatgtagACCATGGATTCTTATGATGCACCAGAATCGACTCCTAGACAGTGTGCATCCTCAAGGCTTAAAGATTACTTTATAGGTGCCACCCCTCTGCAAAAACGATTAGAATCAGTCAGGAAGCAGACTTCATTTATCCCGACTCCACCTCGAAGGAAAATTCCCCAGTGTTCACAACTTCAGGTATGCTCTTTGTGTTCCTTTGTGTTACTAATAATTGAGAATGCCTGTGAATGAAACATTTCAATTGTTGTTACTATTTAtagtatttttagtatattcttaCTCCCTgtggtaataaaataaatgagaaacagcTATAACAATTATTCACACTATCAGTACCATAtgttttttaacctctttttttttttaattctttctctttatttcctagttttcaaaataatgctaGGGGTTGCTTTCTTAGCATTCTCCAATGGTgacaaagtttttgtttttttggttgatttttttttaactttttattttatattggagtatagccgattaacaatgttgtgattgtttcaggctgccacataacattgagcagagttccctgtgctatacagtaggtccttgttggttatccattttaaatatagcagtgtgtacatgtcgatcccaaactccctaactatcccttcctccctggtaaccataagttccttctcttaagtctgtgagtctgtttctgttttgtaaataagttcatttgtatcatttctttttagattccgcatataagggatatcgtatttctctttctctgacttcatttagtatgacatCCTCTAGTTCCGTCCTTAACCTCCTTTAATTTGGGACGTTTCCacaatatttctttgtcttttataacactgacatttttgaagaatatgtttcctcctcttccctttttaaatagaatattcCTCATTTtgtatttgtctgatgttttctcaagATTAGATTGAAATTATGTATTGCTGGCTGGAATACTGTATAGGTCGTGTTGTATCCTTTTGGGACATAACATCTGGTAGCACATaggtgatgttaattttgatcatcTTGTCAACGTGTTGCCCAATAATTACTGCTTTATTCCCCCCTGCAACTAATAAGCGGTCTGTGGGGAGACACTTTAAGATAATGCAAATGTCCTGTGCCTCATCAAAATTTTGCCTCACACTTAACATCCTTCATCCATTGATACTTTTTGCCTAATCCCATCTTTATGGTGAtggttgaaaaataataattttccatCTCTATTTGCTCCATATTTACCAACCAGCCTTTGGCATTCTATTTGAGGCCCTTCtcatttctattccatttatttatctatttatcagtACAGATTCATGAattcctgttttaaaaatttttctaattacttactaaattattttcatgtttatattgTTCTGGATTTGTCTGGTGGCAACATGCTCTGTTTTGATCATTCATAAAAAAACCCTGTGTATTAACATTAGTAATTTGTAATTTTACTGAACTATGAAATAAAGCCCCAGTTAAtacaagtttttttgttgttttataaatttatttaattatttatttatggcagcgttgggtctttgttgttgtgcgagggctttctctagttgcagagagcggggactactcttccttttgcggagcacgggctctaggcgcatgggcttcagtagttgtggctccagggctctaggcactcgggcttcagtagttgtggctcgagggctctagagcacaggctcagtagttgtggtgcacgggattagttgcttcacggcaagtgggatcttcccagaccagggcttgaacctgtgtcccctgcattggcaggtggattcttaaccattgcaccactagggaagtgcCGTCAATACAAGTTTGATGGATGCTTTTGAGTCACTTAGCAAGGAACCTGGCTGATCAGTCACCTACACCttccttttaactttttcttgtctgtGTTGTGGGTCTAGTATCTTTTGGCCTATGagaaaagttttgcttttttgtgaaaacttctttaaagaaaaattactagggcttccctggtggtgcagtggttaagaatccgcctgccaatgcaggggacacgggttcaagccctggtccgggaagatcccacatgccacggagcaactaagcccgtgcgccacaactatggagcctgagctctagagcctgcgagccacaactactgaagcccatacgcctagagcctgcgctcagcaacaagagaagccaccgcaatgggaagcccgcacaccacaacgaagagtagcccccactcaccccaactagagaaagcccgcgtgcagcaacaaagacccaacacagctgaaaataaaatgtaaataaaataaataattttaaaaaaaaaaaagaaaaattactagtCCTGGTAATGAAAGTTATGGTTCTTAACCAGAAAACAGAGATTGTATATAAATTaaagactggaaaaataaaaaaacaaacattgcaacagtaaaaaaaaaaaaaaaaaaaagactgaaatgtccagttcagtgtttccttttctctatgaTACAAATAATTTTgccagatcttttttttcttggccgtACCACACGTCCtaagggatcttagttcccaaccagggactgaacctgggcactggcagtgaaagcaccaagtcctaaccattggcccccccttttttttcccccaaatcttttGATAGTAATAAAAAAAGTTTACAGCTTTTCCATGAGTACTCTAGTCAGAACAAATATTTTTGTCAAGTGGACAACTGTGGTGAAAGTTCCAAAAGATATTTGGGACTGTGGAAGTATGGATTCTGTAGAAAAGTTCAATTCAGGATAAAACTAGGAGCTTACGTGGGGGTGTATGTGAAGACCCTCAGTACTGCCATAGTGCCAATACAaatgaagtgttttgtttttagtggTCCCTGTGATTCCAATAGAGTCTAGCCACAATACTCccatgtatctttttatttaatcTACTGAATTAGAGTGATGGAGTGAATTTACTGCCAAACAATTTTagaaattagttaattaaaaccAATGAAATTAGATGCTCCAGTGGTGACTATTTTTAAACTCTATAATTTGAAGTTTCTAAAAGTATGTAACTgttcatccaataaatatttattaaacagctGTTCTAGATGACATTGTTCTAGGTGCTAGAGATACAGTAGTgaataaaataggcaaaattcCTGTTCTCATCAAACTCATACTCTAGTAGTGAAGACAGTAAAAATCAGGCAAGTACCTAATGTCAGGTAGTAATAAgtgctgtgaaaaaaataaagcatgttaaGGAGATATAGAGTGACAAAGCTGGAATGGGTGCAGGTGCTACTTTAGATAGGGTGGCCTCTTGAGTGACATTTgggcagagacctgaatgaaggAAAGGAACATGCCATGTGAACACCCTGGGAAGAACATTCCAAAGGGAAATTACAGCAGATGCAAAGATCAGGTACCCAGTAATggctttgttttaaatatttaagatactGTGATTAAGTTCTTAGTTACTCATGTTTCCTAATTCTTAAACTTtctttgtcttgattttttttaggAAGATGTTGATCCTCAAAAGTTTGCATTCCTTCTGCATAAACAATGGACTTTATATAGTTTAACTCCCTTATATAAATTCTCCTATACTAATTTCAAAGAGTATTCTAAACTTCTGAATGCATTTATTGCTGCTGAAAAGCAAAAAGGACTTGCTGTGGAAGTGGGAGACGACTTCAACATCAAAGTGATTTTCTCTACTCTCCTGGGAATGAAAGGAACACAGAGAGACCCTGAAGCATTTCTTGTCCAGGTATATCATATAAGCAGTACTTGCTTCCTAGGAGAAAAGAATGTGCGTTGTCTTGGTTTAGAAATTGTgatgttttcttactgtttttaaaattcttaagctTGTGATTTATAACCTATTTTATGTCTTGTTTGACCAAATTATAGTAATTAGATAtgaccaacttaaaaaaaagtttttttccttttacaatataattatgtttattttagaaaacttagaaaatacataaaagtacAAAGAAAGGGAGAAGTTTGAGCTGCAAAGAAGTTGGGATTCTTCTCCTGGAGCTGAGTAAAACCTACCCCTATCTAgggctccttccttctttccttccttccttctttccttccttccttctttcctcccttccttcctttcttccttccttctttccttttgagGTTCTTGGCAGGCGAACCTCTGCTCTTTGTGGGCCCACAGATCTTCTACTTACACAACCCCAAAGACTTGTAGGCTTGAGGAAGTGAGGCTCCATCTGTTTGTGGAAATTTCTCTCAGTAAACTAGTGCATGGTGATGACTCCAGAGTTTCATCCATAGTCAATATAATGGAAAATTCTAAGACTTATGACTCTTTTCAACATGAACTTCAGGATTATATTAGAAAGCAAAGAGCCAGAGGATTACAACCAGAGGTTTGCTTTAGAAAGGGGACAGAAGACTCTGTGTACAGAGAAAAGGACCACACTGCACCCAGACCTCCAATGCTGGAGCAGAGATTCCCCTTCAGGAGGCCCCACAAGTCCCCCAGTTCCTACGAAAGGCCGAAAACAGTGGAAAGCCACTTAACCCACACTGTCCAATATTCATCACTTCCGACAAAGACTGGAACCTGTAAATCACTGTCAGAAAAAAACATGACCATTTCTTCAATAACCGGTGGTTTCCAAGCCCACCTGTGCAAGGAATGGCCACTGGCCCCCACACAGCACAACACAGAGAAGAGGCCAGCTGCTTCTCAGAGGACCACACCAGTGTCCATCAGGCAGGAGATCAAGACGGAGGCTGGACAGGAAGGTCCAGGGAGGAGGAGGACATGGCGATGAGAAGCAGGTATCGTGGAAGAGGACGCACCACAGGGATGAAGAGGATGAAGATTCCCACAAAGAGAACAGGAGGAAGGCCAAAGTGgcgccaggaagcacagagaagtccAAGTACAGAAAGAGCACCCATGACTGGGACACcatgaaggagggaagaaggtcCAGTAGAGAGGAGAAGCATCCTGGCAAGCATAGCACCCAGGAGTGGGACTTGTGGGATGAAACTATCCTTGGTGGTTGTTACTGATGCTGGAGATTTGGGACCTGGATATTAAATGATATGGATCCATTGGAAAGGCTGGATTAAATGGTATTGAAGCAATTCATTAGCCatacttcaaagaaaataaaattcgaTCCCCACCTATATCAGACTCTGTTCAAATATAAAAACCCAGTTGGTTTAAAGATGTCAATTTAAAACCCAAATAGAAAAGTATTAGAAGTAAATATAGGAAAATTGTTTTCAATCTTGGAATATGAACGGCTTTCCTGAACAAGACGTTTTAGCCAGgggccataaaagaagaaaaaataatacatgtatttGCAAAAACACTTAAACTCTGCATGTAACAGAAGATTTTGTtgtacattttcttaaaaacagaaataaaaagctatGCATTGTGCATATGCATTGAGCAGCTCCAGAAAGATACACGAAACAATGGTAACTGGGCTCTGGGGGCAAGAACTGAGTTGGGGGAGGCGGGTAGACAGAGGTAGCTGATAGACTAACTTTTCAGAGTGTACATTTCTATTTGAATTTTGTACTATATGAGACTACTACctttccaataaataaatattttaaaggttaaaaaaaacaaacaaaaaaacaaagaaagttaaAAACCACAGTTTAACATTTTGGTATACATCTATTTGTCAgtagacaatctgaataggcctaGTCCTATTagagaaattgaatcaataattaataaccttccaaaacagaaagcaacagATCCAGATGGGTTCActagtgaattccaccaaacgTTTAGGGAGGAAATTACaccaattctctacaatttcTTTCAgagatagaagcagagggaatacttcctaattcATCCTATGAGCCcagtattaccctaataccaaaactagacaaagacattataagaaaattacagactccATCATGAATCTAGATATATCTATTTGGCTGTCTGTATCTGTTAAAATTGTGATCATATTGCCCATACTTGTGcattatggcttttttttttttttactaataatCAGTGCTGTAGATAGTTACTCATGTCATTTTGAGTaactaaatgtaaatgtaaattttacGTTTTTGTAAACTTATCTGTATAATTCTATGGTTTTTAGTGGGATTAAaatcctagaagtagaattttaGCAAAGAAGTAACATTGTTACATATTGTGATATATCATACCAAGTTACTCTCAGAAatgtaacattttacattccttaCTATATGTAGTATATAAAAGTAATATGACTGTCCTTTTATTAAGAAaccagatttattttattatttatgcctGTTCCTTCTGTTTCTGCTAAATTAACTCATTTTAGTCATTGATAAGTTAAATGCTGAAACAGTTGAAATTTTGTTTAGTTGTATAGATCAAGGgttagcaaactatggcctgctGCTTGGCTTTGTAAACAACGTTTTTTTGGAATAGAGCCcctttcatttgtttacatatcgtctatggctgtttttgtattacaacagcagagttgtAGTTGCTACAGAGACTACAtggcttgcaaagcctaaaatatttactatctggccttctgcagaaaaggtttgctgacccctggtatAGATCATAGTATTGGCAAGGATCTCAGGATTACTGGGATTAGGTTCAGCTGCATATAACAGAAAGTCTAAATAACAGTGACAATAGAGGTTTACTTGTCTTCCAAAAAAGTGTCCAGAGGTAAGCTTTTCCAGGCTGGTAAATGCTTCATGAAATTATTAATAATCTAAGCTCCTTCTGTCCTCTCTATCATCCTTGGTGCATGGCTTCCCTCCTATGGTCACACTATAATCTAAATTGGCTCCTGGAGCTCTAAATACTATATGTAAGTTCAAGGCAAGTAGTAGGAGGAAGATGGGAAAGTCAGACAGGATGCCTGCCGCTGAGTAAACCTTTAACGAGACTTGCTGACACCCAACAGATACTTCTCTTTATATCCCAGATGGAAGGAAGACTAGAAAAAAGTTTTAGTGGGTACTTTGCCACCTCAAGTGAAAGCAGTTTTACTGTGGAAGGAAAAATAGATACTGGGTAGATAATTAGCAGTCTCTGTCAAGTTGAAGCAGTTGATGCCCAAAGAAGGTACATGGTTTGCATGTCATCAGGCAAGCAAATATTCTTGTGAGGAATAGAAATAACCTCTTGAATTCCTAGTATAGTGTCCTAATAGTTTTCTAATTAAATCTCATTTCTTGCCAGGGTTACAGGACTTATAGGTTATAAATACGTGATAGACATAATACATCTGGCTTTAAGGTATTTGAAAGTCTCATAACTTCTTGAACAAggagaaaaatggcaaaaataattGTTCAAATGATCATCTCTAAAGGGATATAATATAGGGCTGTGATCTTCACCTTGTCCTGGTCAAACTTTAATTAAAACTTCTATTAATATCTGGAAGGTATGTTtgttatataatttacaaatttaaagTTTGAGGGGTTAGTCAATCTGCTAGAAAATATAATCAAGATTCTAAAAGATCTGAATGGATTGACACAGTGGGCCAAATTGAAagagattaatattttaataggaaTAAGTTTACTGCCTCATTGTAAGTTGGGGGGGGATTTACCTATTAATAGCAAAAATGAGTATGTAGGGTTAATTTATGTAAAGCTGTCAACTAAACCAGAAAACTACTGTTAAGATTATATTAGTAGGAGTATAATCTAGGTTAAAGGTGGTGACAGTCCTGTAATCAGACCTTTTTGAAGTAATTATGTTCACTTATGAATGACTCCTTTGCCAAAGAATTTCAGAGAAGAGTGTCCAGATAGTGTGAGCACTTGAATGTATGTCATAGAAGGAATGGTTGAAGAAACTGGAGATGTTGACCGTAGCAGTATATATGATAAGGATAATCAAATATTTGAAGGGCTTTTTATGTAGAAGAGAGATTAGATTAGATTTCATCTACATACACGTAAGGAAGAAAGTAGGACCAGTGGTTGGAAACTGTAGGGCCTAACATATGAAAGAACATTTTAAGTGGATAGACAGAGCTCCCTTAGGAAATAGTGACGTCTTCCTCAGTGGAATAATTCAAGCACATTGGATTCGGTGACCTTTTACAGTCCcttctaaagttttttttaaaaaattatttatttatttttggctgtgttgggtctttgttgctgcacgtgggctttctctagttttggtgagcgggggctacccttcgttgcggtgcacaggcttcgcattgcagtggcttctcttgttgcagagctctggctctaggcgcacgggcttcagtagttgtggcttgtgggctctagagtgcaggctcagtagttttggtgcatgggcttagttgttccatagcatgtgggatcttcccggatcagcactcgaacccatgttccctgtattggcaggcagattcttaaccactgcgccaccagggaagtccccttctaaagttgagatttttgttttccagttttttaaagtctttgttgaatttgttttatgttttgggttttttggccaggaggcatgtgggatcttagctccctgaccagggatcaaacctgcaccccctgcattggaagacgaaGTTAAAGTTGAgattttgagacttttttttttcagggtacTGTACCTGGTTATACCATATTGGCACCCCTTTTTGCATTTTGGTTGCACCAAGGTCTTGCCATGTACCATGTCTGTCCTAATAAAGAGTATTAGGAGAAAGGTCAGTTAACTTGATACACCCTAATAATGATCAGGGAGACTATTACCTCTGTGGTTTTTGGCAGGTAATACTACatatcttcttatttttaaatgtactaatTAATGCTGAGAAGATGCACTTTAGGAGTAGATGTACTTTCGAATTTAATGAACCCGTTTGATTTTTCTTCATAGATTCTGTCAAAATCTCAATTGCCATCTGAGCACAGAGAAGGTAAAGTGTTGTGGACTGGTTGGTTCTGCTGTATATTTGGAGACAGTCTTCTGGAGACTGTTTCAGAAGATTTCACCTGTCTACCCTTATTCCTTGCAAATGGTGCAGAGACTAATACAGCCATAATTGGAACCTGGTTTCAGAAAACTTTTGACTGTTATTTCCGTCCCTTAGCAATCAATGCGTTTAATCTTTCTTGGATGGCTGCTATGTGGACTGCATGCAAAATGGACCATTATATGGCTACTACTGAATTTCTTTGGTCTGTACCCTGTAGCCCTCAAAGTCTGGATATTTCTTATGCCATACATCCAGAAGATGCAAAAGCTTTGTGGGACAGTGTTCACAAAACACCTGGGGAAGTTACCCAGGAGGAAGTTGACTTATTCATGGACTGCCTGTATTCACATTTCCATAGAcatttcaaaattcatttatCAGCCACAAGATTGGTTCGTGTTTCAACATCTGTAGCTTCAGCACATACTGATGGAAAAATAAAGGTTAGTTGGAGCAAATCTAGTTAAGTAATTTTTCCTTATTGTTGCATAGTTTTCAAAATGTATGGCAATTGTATTTTCCACATTGACGAAACACTTTGGGATGTCTGCCAATTGATGACAGtagagagattttattttatgctttataaATGGTTTACTAAAAAGTCTTAAGCCTTCTATATGCAGCTTTATAGTGGAAGGATACTTACTATACTCTGTGTGCCCATAGACTTTGGTAATAATATGACTTATTCTGTAGTAACTTtgaaattttcagaattttcttgtcaattttgaaataattatcagAGTAACAGGATTTTGTGTGTTAGATAAGAAACTTATAGTAGAAACACAGAACTAAAATATCATCtttatattttaggcttttctatCCCTACTGGGAAAGAAATAATAGAGACATTGTTTTAGTGTATATGAAGGCCttattagagaacgtatcagaaataaactgagaaaaaaaaaaagaaaaaaactgagagtAGGCACCTAAATATATTTAagtgtattatattaatatatttaaaatatattaaaatacagcCACAATAAACACTCGTGAATATTGGTCTTGTCACTGTGCTAGGAGTTTAACATACTTTAACTCTAATCTTTAGAGCAACCCTATAGTTAGGTGTTTCtatctacatttattttatttttaaaacaaggaagCTGAAGCCAAGATAGGTTTAAGTGACACATGCAAGATAGCTTAGTAAGAG
This sequence is a window from Globicephala melas chromosome 1, mGloMel1.2, whole genome shotgun sequence. Protein-coding genes within it:
- the CENPL gene encoding centromere protein L gives rise to the protein MDSYDAPESTPRQCASSRLKDYFIGATPLQKRLESVRKQTSFIPTPPRRKIPQCSQLQEDVDPQKFAFLLHKQWTLYSLTPLYKFSYTNFKEYSKLLNAFIAAEKQKGLAVEVGDDFNIKVIFSTLLGMKGTQRDPEAFLVQILSKSQLPSEHREGKVLWTGWFCCIFGDSLLETVSEDFTCLPLFLANGAETNTAIIGTWFQKTFDCYFRPLAINAFNLSWMAAMWTACKMDHYMATTEFLWSVPCSPQSLDISYAIHPEDAKALWDSVHKTPGEVTQEEVDLFMDCLYSHFHRHFKIHLSATRLVRVSTSVASAHTDGKIKILCHKYLIGVLAYLTELAIFQIE